AGATTGCAAATAATAAGATTGTCTGTTTTTTATACATACTATTCTTTTTTTAATGTGTAAGACCTTACCCAGTCGTAATAAGTTGTATTTTTTGAGTTGTCAGCCAATTCTTCTGGAGTTGGAGCTGTTTCCCAATCATACGTTTCTGTAACCATATGCATATACATAGGTCTATCAAAAGGAGTTTCACTAAACTCTTTACTTGGATTCATTGTAAATTGATACTTACCATCTAAATATATTTTTATAGTACTAGCATCTACCCACCAGCAGCCATAAACATGATAAGCTTCATTTGCAGGAGGGGCTATTTTTGGATGAACTTCTGGTCCTTTAGATTTTACAATTCTTTCTCCTTCACATGAATAATGAAAAATATGAGTATTAGAGTGTAGTTTTCTTGTAAAATCGGCTCCTTTTTTTTGTTGACCAACAATTTCTACAATATCTAATTCTAATTGTTCTGTTGGGCAATCGTTATTTTCAGCTTTGTTTTTTAACCAAAATGTTGATGACATAGAAATGCTAGAAGCTTTCATTTTTGCTTCATAATAACCATAAAAAGCATCGGTTGCTACAGAGGCAACTGCTCCACCCGCAATATTATATTTTTCATCACCTTTTAATACTGAATTTTTGATATGAAGATTTCCATATTTTACAGAAACAGCAGAAGCTCTAAAAGTTGCAGGTGGTCTTCCGTTTTTCCAATAAGGAGATCTGTCATACCATTTTTTATCATCCAATTTATCTCCTTCAAACTCATCAGAAAATTTTTCATTTTTAACCCATTTAAAACCTTTTGGAGGTGCAGGTGTTTGTGAATGAATAATTATTGAAGTAATTAAAAAACATAGAAAAAATACTGTTTTCTGATTCATTATCGAATTCGTTAAAATGAATAGCAAATTTAAAGGAATATAAAACCTGTAATAATTACATATGTTTTTTATAGTATAACAAATGTATTTTTAATCTACTTTAAAATCCATTTCTTTAATAATTGCGTCCAGTTACCGATGTTTTTATTACTTTTTCCAAACCCAAAACCATGACCTCCTTTTGGATAAATATGAAATTCTGTTGGAATATTTTTACTTTTTAAGGCTTGGTAAAAAAGCAAAGAATTT
The window above is part of the Polaribacter sp. SA4-12 genome. Proteins encoded here:
- a CDS encoding family 16 glycosylhydrolase; amino-acid sequence: MNQKTVFFLCFLITSIIIHSQTPAPPKGFKWVKNEKFSDEFEGDKLDDKKWYDRSPYWKNGRPPATFRASAVSVKYGNLHIKNSVLKGDEKYNIAGGAVASVATDAFYGYYEAKMKASSISMSSTFWLKNKAENNDCPTEQLELDIVEIVGQQKKGADFTRKLHSNTHIFHYSCEGERIVKSKGPEVHPKIAPPANEAYHVYGCWWVDASTIKIYLDGKYQFTMNPSKEFSETPFDRPMYMHMVTETYDWETAPTPEELADNSKNTTYYDWVRSYTLKKE